The genomic region CCTTGTTTACTACGTTTTGGCGTCGTCTGAGAATGTCGCCGATGCGCTTCGCGCCGCGGAGCGGTACAGCCGGATCATGAATGAGGGAGTCCGGCTGCGCTTCAACATGGAGGGGCATACTGCGACCATCGCGCTCGAATATGTTGGTGTCGATCGAATGGGCGACCGGCAACAAATCGAATTTTGGATCGTGACGCTGGTGCGGATCTGCAGGCAGGTAACGGACGGTCGTCTGGTGCCGTCTCGGCTGCAGGTGAGGCATCTGCGAGCCGGGATGCCCCCCGAATTTAGAATGTTCTTTGGCAGGGACGTCGAGTTCGGCGCGGACCGCGATGTTATCTCTTTTCCGGTGCCAGTGGCACTGCTCCCGCTGGTCGGCCGCGACGGCTATCTGCACGATTTGTTGCGACGTTATGCGGATGAAGCCTTGGTACGGAAAGCGCCGCATGGCGCGACGCTCCGTTCAAAAGTCGAGAAGACGCTTACCACGCTGCTACCTCACGGTAGAGGCGTCGCGAAGGAAGTCGCGCGGCAGTTGGGACTGAGTACCCGCACCTTGTCGCGCAAGCTTGGCGAAGAGAAGACGTCCTTCGCTGAAATTCTTGATCAACTGCGCGCCGCGCTCGCCAAGCGTTATCTCGAAGAGGAGCAGCTGCCCGTGTCCGAAGTTTCTTGGCTGCTTGGCTATCGCGAACTGAGTTCGCTCACACACGCGTTCAAGCGATGGACCGGAATGACACCTCGACAGTTCCGGTCCAGGCGGTCTCAACCGAGCTGAACAAATTCATCGTTTTACGTGAGGTGTGACGCTGAACGCAAAAACGCGCTGATAGGCCAGAGAACCGCACGCGCCTCGTGCGGGAGGCCACGCTTTCCGTGACGCCGACGGATGCATTGCGCGGCATGATCTTGCTGAAAGTCATTGTGGTCACTGAACCAGCGTTGAGCTTGAGCGCGAGCCCGAACCATGCACAGCTCATTGATCACGGCCCCTCTTTGCCCAGGCATAGCGCCAAACGCATCGTCTGTGGGTCGCGGTTCTTAGCCGGCTTAAAGCCAAACTTGCCGAGCACCGCCAGCATCGACCTGTTCTCGGGCAGGACCTCCGCGGTGAGTTCACGCAATCCGGCATTGGAGGCGATCTCGCCAAGGTGGCGCATCAAGATGGAACCGATGCCTCGGCCCTGCCAAGCGTCTATGACGACGAAGGCCAACTCGGCTCGTCCGGGCTCAAACACGACGTAGCGGCCGCCTCCGACAATCATTGTCCGCTCGGGGCTCTCGACCTCGCACACCAGCGCGACGTGATTCTTGAAGTCGACATTCATGAAGAACGCGCGCTCCTTGTCGGAGAAATGACGCTTGATGCCGAAAAAACGGCGCTGCAACGACTGCGTGCTGGACTGATCCAGCGCGTCGAGGACAGCCGTCTCGTCGGCCGGCCGCAGCGCTCGGAGTTCGGCCGTGCTGCCGTCCCGCAAGTGTTCCGTCACGCTGTATTTAGCGATGTCCCACATGGAGGTCTCGGCTCGGGCGGCCGGAAAGCACGTCGGCCTGAGGCTGGTCTATGACAGGGCGGTTGGTCGCCCGTTTGATTTGTCTCAAGGGCCCGCAAAAAGCCGGCGGCCTGAATCTCAGCAGCAGCTCGACACATTCGGGCGGGATGACCCGCGTGACACGACTGGGCCGGGGTACTGACCGTCCAGCATTGACCTATATCAATGGCCCGCTGTTGCGGCCGGCTTTGGATGCATTCCTACGACATTGAGGTCGGAGCATGCAGATGGAAGTGCCTGGATCGCCCGGTGGTCCGATGTCCGGCCTCGTCGCCTCGGCCGTTGAATACATGGTCGACGCGGGACAACGGAGCATACTCTTTCTCGATGTGATGCGCCGGCGCGGCGACCAATATCGGGAGCACGTCGCCCAAACCGCACCACACGTTCTGCAATATGCGGCCGAACTGATCATCGACGGCCGCGAGTTGGACGAACCCGTCAATTACGTGCTTGTCCGCATCGTCCCGCCAGCCGCCGTCCAAATCGATTCCGCGCGGCGGCCGTTCATCGTGATTGATCCGCGCGCGGGGCACGGTCCAGGCATCGGCGGGTTCAAGGCCGACAGCGAGATCGGCGTCGCGATGAAGGCGGGACATCCCTGCTACTTCATCGGCTTCCTGCCGGAGCCGGTGCCGGGCCAGACTATCGAGCGTATCGCGCGTGCCGAGGCATTGTTCATCGAGAAGGTAGTCAGTTTTCATCGTGAAGCCGAAGGGAAACCCTGCGTCATAGGCAATTGCCAAGCCGGTTGGGCGGTCATGATTTTGGCTTCGGTGCGGCCCGAACTGTTTGGCCCATTGATCATCGCCGGAGCCCCGCTCGCGTACTGGGCGGGCGTGCATGGCAAAAACCCGATGCGATATTCGGGCGGCCTGCTGGGCGGAAGCTGGCTAACTGCGCTCGTTAGCGATCTCGGCGGCGGGAAGTTCGATGGTGCCTGGCTGGTCCAGAACTTCGAAGGCCAAAACCCGTCGAACACGCTCTGGACCAAGCAGTACAATGTCTATTCTAAGGTCGATACCGAATCCGATCGCTACCTCGAGTTCGAGCGCTGGTGGGGTGGGCACGTCAATCTCAACGCCGAGGAGATTCAGTTCATTGTTGACGAACTTTTCGTTGGCAACAACCTGGCCGCTGGCAATATCACCCTGTCCGACGGGCAGAAGGTAGACCTGCGCAACATCAGTTCGCCGATCGTGGTGTTCTGCTCCAAGGGCGACAACATCACTCCGCCACAGCAGGCGCTAGGTTGGATCCTCGAATGCTATGCCGACGTGGATGACATCAGGGCCTTTGGGCAGACGATCGTCTATACGGTTCACGAGAGCGTTGGCCATCTCGGCATCTTCGTTTCAGGCGGCGTCGCCAAGAAGGAGCACGCTGAATTTTCCAGCAACATCGATCTGATCGATGTACTACCGCCCGGCCTTTACGAAGCGACGTTCGAAGCCAAGGACGAGGAGACCACCAGTTCTGATCTCGTTGTTGGCCAATGGGTGATGCGCTGCGAGGCTCGAACGCTTGAGGATATTCGTGCCATGGGCGGCAATTCGCCTGAGGACGAGCGGCGCTTTGCCGCGGCCAAACGCGTCTCCGAGCTTAATCTAGCCGCCTACCGCAAGCTCGTGCAGCCCTGGATCAAGGGCATGGTGGCGCCGCAGACGGCGGAGTTGATGCGCAACCTGCACCCGCTGCGGACGCAATATGAGGCCTTTAGCAGTCAAAATCCGTGGATGAAAGCGGTGAAATCGGCAGCGGAAGGGCTGGAAGAGAACCGCAAGCCGGTTTCGAACGACAATCCGTTCCTGGCGTTTCAGGAGCAGGTCTCCAAGCAAATCGTTCATGCGCTGGACAGCTGGCGCGATTCGCAGGAAGCGATGAGCGAGGCGCTCTTCCTCAACGTCTACGGCTCGCCGGCGCTACAGGCGGCAGTCGGCATAGATCCGAAAGGCGAACTGTCGCGCCGGCGCGAGATGCCGCCCGAACACCGTGCCATGCTCGACAAACGGGTCGCCGAGCTCCGATCCAGGATTGGCGAAGGCGGGCTTCGCGAGGCGGCCATCCGTGCCCTGCTTTATGTCGGCTCGGCGAGAGGAATGGTGGACGAACGCAGCATCGAGGCGTTGCGTCAGGCTCGTCGCGACGACAGCGGAGCGCGATTAACGCTTGCGGAATTTAAGATGCTGGTTCGCGAGCAGTTCTTCATGCTGCTGCTCGATCGCGAGGCGGCCTGGCCGTTATCCCGAAGTTGCTTCCCGACGATGTCAATCAACGCCGCGCGGCTTTTATGACGATGAGCGAGGTGCTGTCGGCCAGCGAGCACATCACAGGCGAGCGCGCCAGCCGCCTGCAGCGTGTCGCACAGCTGTTCGGTCTCGACGCCGAAACGTTGGGGAGGGCGTCGAACGTTGCCCTTTCGACCCCAAGGCGAAGGCATCGTAACACTGTCTGGAAGGAACCGGCTCATGTCAGCCGACACGTCGCAGGCACAGTCCCCGAGCAAGTACGACCGTCTGATCGCGGCTGCGCAGGCCGTGCCGCCGGCCCCAACCATCGTCGTGCATCCCTGCGATGAAAGCTCATTGCGCGGCGCTGTCGATAGTGCACAGGCCGGCATTATCCGACCGCTTCTGGTCGGACCTGAAAGGAAGATCCGGGATACGGCCGGCAGGCATGGTCTCGACATCGCGGGCTTCGAGCTTGTTGACGTAGCACATAGCGATGAAGCCGCTGCAAAGGCGGTAGAGCTGATCCACGCCGGCCGAGGTGAGCTGTTGATGAAAGGCAGCTTGCACACCGACGAATTGATGCGCGCCGTCACCGCGAAGGCCGGGGGCTTGCGTACCGATCGGCGTATCAGCCATGTCTTCGTGATGGACGTGCCGGCCTATGCTGAGACCATCTTCGTGACGGACGCGGCCATCAACATCTTCCCTGATCTGGACGCCAAACGCGACATCATCCAGAACGCAATCAATCTGTACGTGGAAGCTGGATTCGGCAAGTCGCCGCGCGTGGCAATCCTGTCAGCAGTTGAAACCGTGACCTCGAAGATTCCGTCTACGATCGAGGCGGCAGCACTCTGCAAAATGGCGGATCGCGGGCAGATCACCGGAGGGATCCTCGACGGACCGCTGGCTTTCGACAACGCCATCGACGTGGAGGCAGCGCGGATCAAGGGGATCAAGTCCGAGGTCGCCGGTCGCGCGCAGATCCTCGTCGTTCCCGACCTAGAGGCCGGCAACATGCTTGCAAAGAATCTCGCCTATTTCGCCAAGGCGGACGGCGCGGGCATCGTGCTCGGAGCCCGGGTCCCGGTCGTCCTGACCTCACGCGCGGATTCGGCGCGCGCGCGGATGGCCTCGTGCGCGGTCGCCGCGCTGTATGCCCATGCCCGGCGCCGGCGTGCTCCAACGATTGCCGCGTGAGCGCCATGGACACCATCCTTGTGGTCAATGCCGGCTCCTCCAGCGTCAAGTTCCAGGTCTATTCGATCGAGGGCGAAGGAATACTGCGGCGACAGCTGAAAGGGCAGATGGATGGGATCGGCAGCCGCCCGCGTTTGCGCGCGAGTGGCTCCACCGGCGATCCGCTTGCGGATCGCGCCTATCCGATCGAGGGGGTGCCGGATGTTCCGGCCGCGATGGACATTGCCGGTGCCTGGTTGCGGGACGAGCAACGCATTCGCCCGATCGCTGTCGGTCATCGCGTCGTTCACGGTGGCCCGGACTACGACCGCCCAATTCAAATCGATCATGGTGTCGTGACCCGGCTGGAGCGGTTCATCGCGCTCGCACCGCTGCATCAACCGCATAATTTGGCGCCAATCCGTTCGATTCTCGGCAATTTTCCAGAGCTTCTGCAGGTCGCCTGTTTCGATACCGCATTTCACCGAACGCATAGCGCGGTCGCCGATCATTATGCGATCCCGCATCAGCTTTATGCCGAGGGCGTGCGCCGCTACGGCTTTCACGGTCTCTCCTACGAATACATTGCGAAGACCTTGCCAAAGGTCGCGCCGAAAATCGCGAATGGGCGCGTGATCGTCGCTCACCTTGGAAGCGGCGCCTCGATGTGCGCTCTCAGCGCGGGACGAAGCGTCGAAAGCACCATGGGCTTCACCGCTCTCGACGGACTTCCGATGGGAACCCGCCCTGGCCAGATCGACCCCGGGGTGGTGCTCTACCTCATTTCGGAGAAGGGGATGTCAGCGTCCACCATCCAGAACTTCCTTTACCGCGATTGCGGCTTGAAGGGGTTATCCGGGGTCAGCAACGATATGCGGGAGCTGGAGGGCAGTGAGGATCCGAGAGCCAGACTGGCGATCGAATATTTCGGCTATCGCATAGGCCTCAATGCGGGGATGCTTGCCGCAGCGCTGCAGGGGCTGGACGCGTTTGTGTTTACGGCTGGTATCGGCGAAAACTCCGCAAAAATTCGCGCGCATGTCGCTGGCCAGCTCGCGTGGCTGGGCGTCACGCTCAATCAAGCCGAGAATACGCGCCACTCACAGCTGATCTCGGGTCCCGACAGTCGCATCCCAGTCTATGTGGTGCCCACCGACGAGGAGCTGATGATCGCGCAGCACACACTGTCGCTGCTGATGAAGACAACATCGACCAATCAACGACAGGAGAGGGCGTCATGATTCCCGTATTTCCGGATACCAAGATTGCCCTGAAGGGGAAAAAAAGGCCTCGTCGTGGGCATCGCCAACGACCAGTCGATCGCATGGGGATGCGCAAAGGCCTTTCGTGCCCTTGGTGCCGATCTCGCCGTCACCTACCTGAACGACCGCGCGAAGAAGCACGTCGAGCCTCTCGCGCAGGCACTTGAGGCGTCTATTTTCATGCCACTCGATGTCATGACGGAGGGGCAGACCGAAGAAGTGTTTGCCCGGGTCGACAGGGACTGGGGCCAGCTCGATTTCCTGCTGCATTCGATCGCCTTCTCACCGAAGGAAGCCTTGCACGGACGTGTGGTGGACGTCGGCCGCGACGGGTTCCTGAAGACGATGGAGGTCTCCTGCTGGTCCTTCATGCGCATGGCTCATCTGGCCGAGCCGCTGATGAAGAACGGCGGCACCATGTTTACCATGACCTATTATGGAAGCCAGATGGTCGTGGAGAACTACAATGTGATGGGTGTCGCCAAGGCTGCGCTCGAGGCCTCGGTGCGCTATATCGCCGCCGAGCTGGGCCCGAAGGGTATCCGCGTGCACGCGATTTCGCCCGGACCGCTGGCCACGCGCGCGGCATCTGGCATTCCCGAGTTCGACGAACTGATGGACAAGGCGCAATCCAAGGCCCCGTCGCGCAGCCTCGTCAGCATTGATGATGTCGGCAACGCCACGGCATTTCTCGCACTCGACGGCGCCAAGCTCATTACGGGAAGCGTTCTCTATATTGATGGTGGTTATCACATCATCGATTGAAGAGGACGGGACGCGACTCAGCGATAGTGCAGGGCGATCAGCTCGGCGATGCAAGCCGGTCGTTTGCCCCCTTCTATCTCGATGACCAGATGATAGTTCACGCGCAGCCCGTCGGGAGGGACATCCTCCGTCTCAGCAACGCTGACGCGGCCGCGCAGCTTTGATCCCGCCGGGACCGGCGAAAGATACCTGATCCTATCCGCGCCGTAGTTCAGGGTGTTGCGGAGGCCTTTCAACCCCATCACAGAGCGGATGAACATCGGTGCCAGCGCCAGGGACAGCATGCCATGGGCGATAGTGGTGCCGCCGGGCATCTCTTTCCTCGCGCGCTCCTGATCGACATGGATCCACTGTTCATCGCAGGTCGCTTCCGCAAACTTGTTGATCCGGTCCTGCGTCACCTCGATCCAGTCGCTGGCGCCGATCTCGGTGCCGACTGCGGATCTGATCTCGTCGAAATCGCCAAATATTCGCATGTCCGTCACCTGGTCAGATATTCATTTCCGGCACGTGTTCGGGAACGACGAGGTCAGCCTCAGTCACCGCCATGACCTCACCGATCGTGACGCCCGGCGCAGTCTCCAGCAACGTCGCCTTACCGTCGGGAAAGCCGATCACCGCCATGTCGGTGACGACGAGATGGACGGGCCGTGCCGAGGTGAGTGGCAACGTGCATTTCGCGACGATCTTCGACTTGCCTTTCGCCGCATGCTGCATGGCGACGATGACTCGCTTGGCGCCGCTCACCAGGTCCATCGCGCCGCCCATGCCGGGCACCATCTTGCCCGGGATCATCCAGTTGGCGAGATGGCCATGGGCATCAACTTGAAGGCCCCCAAGTACCGTGACGTCGACATGACCGCCGCGGATCAGTCCGAACGACATCGCGCTGTCAAAGGTCGAGGCCCCGGGCAGCGCGCTAATCGGGCGCCCCCCTGCGTCCGTTAGCGTCGGATGCGCCAGGCCTTGCTCGGGGATAGGCCCCGTTCCGATCAGGCCGTTTTCCGACTGGAAGAATACCTTCAGGTCCGTTGGAACGTAGTTCGCGACCAGCGTCGGGATACCGATGCCGAGATTGACGAGGTCGCCGCTCCGAAGCTCCTTGGCGACACGCCGGGCGATGATGATCTGCGGATCCATGTCGTCACCCGTTTGTAATGAGGTAGTCGACGAGCGGCGCCGGGGTCACGACGTGGTCGGGCGCGATCACCCCGACTGGCACGATGTTCTCCGCCGTGACGATCACGGTGTCGGCGGCCATTGCCATGACTGGATTGAAGTTGCGCGAGGTCAGGGCGTACGCCAAGTTGCCGAGGTAGTCGGCAAGGAAGGCGTGCACTAGCGCAAACTGCGCCCGCAAGGCTGTCTCAAGCAGAAAAGGCTTTCCGTCGACTTCGATCTCCCGCTTTCCCTGAGCAACCAGCGTGCCGACGCCGGTTGGCGTCAAAACTCCACCCAGCCCGCATCCACCCGCACGAATGCGCTCGACGAAGGTTCCCTGGGGTACCAGATCGACGGCGATCTGGTTTGCCAGCATCTGCTGCTGTGCCTTCGCATTGAGACCGATATGCGTTGCGGTCAATCGCGCGACCAGCGCAGCATCGAACAGCTTGCCGACGCCCTTGCCGGGGATCGCTGCATCATTGCAGATCAGCGACAGGCCGCCCTTCTTCTGCCGCACCACCTCGTCGAGCAGACGCTCCGGTGTTCCGACACCCATGAAACCGCCGACCATGACACTCGCGCCGACTGGGATCATTGCGACGGCTTCTTCGAGGGAAATGGCCTTCATGAGGAAGAACTCCGGTCGGCGCGTGCAGGGCGGTCAATGAATGCTGGAGGGCGGAAATCGCGCTGCTTTGATCTGCGTCAAGGCTCCGCATCATTCGCGGACGATTCCCACGCTCGCGAGCGTGTCGTGCCAGAGCTTGCGCAGTTCGGTGTGTCGGC from Bradyrhizobium lupini harbors:
- a CDS encoding AraC family transcriptional regulator produces the protein MTLNDFSDPAVRLEVSTQIMLLELAAIELEDDILGFRLARGFDLRQIGLVYYVLASSENVADALRAAERYSRIMNEGVRLRFNMEGHTATIALEYVGVDRMGDRQQIEFWIVTLVRICRQVTDGRLVPSRLQVRHLRAGMPPEFRMFFGRDVEFGADRDVISFPVPVALLPLVGRDGYLHDLLRRYADEALVRKAPHGATLRSKVEKTLTTLLPHGRGVAKEVARQLGLSTRTLSRKLGEEKTSFAEILDQLRAALAKRYLEEEQLPVSEVSWLLGYRELSSLTHAFKRWTGMTPRQFRSRRSQPS
- the fabI gene encoding enoyl-ACP reductase FabI encodes the protein MGIANDQSIAWGCAKAFRALGADLAVTYLNDRAKKHVEPLAQALEASIFMPLDVMTEGQTEEVFARVDRDWGQLDFLLHSIAFSPKEALHGRVVDVGRDGFLKTMEVSCWSFMRMAHLAEPLMKNGGTMFTMTYYGSQMVVENYNVMGVAKAALEASVRYIAAELGPKGIRVHAISPGPLATRAASGIPEFDELMDKAQSKAPSRSLVSIDDVGNATAFLALDGAKLITGSVLYIDGGYHIID
- a CDS encoding acetate/propionate family kinase — translated: MDTILVVNAGSSSVKFQVYSIEGEGILRRQLKGQMDGIGSRPRLRASGSTGDPLADRAYPIEGVPDVPAAMDIAGAWLRDEQRIRPIAVGHRVVHGGPDYDRPIQIDHGVVTRLERFIALAPLHQPHNLAPIRSILGNFPELLQVACFDTAFHRTHSAVADHYAIPHQLYAEGVRRYGFHGLSYEYIAKTLPKVAPKIANGRVIVAHLGSGASMCALSAGRSVESTMGFTALDGLPMGTRPGQIDPGVVLYLISEKGMSASTIQNFLYRDCGLKGLSGVSNDMRELEGSEDPRARLAIEYFGYRIGLNAGMLAAALQGLDAFVFTAGIGENSAKIRAHVAGQLAWLGVTLNQAENTRHSQLISGPDSRIPVYVVPTDEELMIAQHTLSLLMKTTSTNQRQERAS
- a CDS encoding GNAT family N-acetyltransferase; this encodes MWDIAKYSVTEHLRDGSTAELRALRPADETAVLDALDQSSTQSLQRRFFGIKRHFSDKERAFFMNVDFKNHVALVCEVESPERTMIVGGGRYVVFEPGRAELAFVVIDAWQGRGIGSILMRHLGEIASNAGLRELTAEVLPENRSMLAVLGKFGFKPAKNRDPQTMRLALCLGKEGP
- a CDS encoding MaoC family dehydratase: MRIFGDFDEIRSAVGTEIGASDWIEVTQDRINKFAEATCDEQWIHVDQERARKEMPGGTTIAHGMLSLALAPMFIRSVMGLKGLRNTLNYGADRIRYLSPVPAGSKLRGRVSVAETEDVPPDGLRVNYHLVIEIEGGKRPACIAELIALHYR
- a CDS encoding CoA transferase subunit A gives rise to the protein MKAISLEEAVAMIPVGASVMVGGFMGVGTPERLLDEVVRQKKGGLSLICNDAAIPGKGVGKLFDAALVARLTATHIGLNAKAQQQMLANQIAVDLVPQGTFVERIRAGGCGLGGVLTPTGVGTLVAQGKREIEVDGKPFLLETALRAQFALVHAFLADYLGNLAYALTSRNFNPVMAMAADTVIVTAENIVPVGVIAPDHVVTPAPLVDYLITNG
- a CDS encoding phosphate acetyltransferase, whose protein sequence is MSADTSQAQSPSKYDRLIAAAQAVPPAPTIVVHPCDESSLRGAVDSAQAGIIRPLLVGPERKIRDTAGRHGLDIAGFELVDVAHSDEAAAKAVELIHAGRGELLMKGSLHTDELMRAVTAKAGGLRTDRRISHVFVMDVPAYAETIFVTDAAINIFPDLDAKRDIIQNAINLYVEAGFGKSPRVAILSAVETVTSKIPSTIEAAALCKMADRGQITGGILDGPLAFDNAIDVEAARIKGIKSEVAGRAQILVVPDLEAGNMLAKNLAYFAKADGAGIVLGARVPVVLTSRADSARARMASCAVAALYAHARRRRAPTIAA
- a CDS encoding 3-oxoacid CoA-transferase subunit B; its protein translation is MDPQIIIARRVAKELRSGDLVNLGIGIPTLVANYVPTDLKVFFQSENGLIGTGPIPEQGLAHPTLTDAGGRPISALPGASTFDSAMSFGLIRGGHVDVTVLGGLQVDAHGHLANWMIPGKMVPGMGGAMDLVSGAKRVIVAMQHAAKGKSKIVAKCTLPLTSARPVHLVVTDMAVIGFPDGKATLLETAPGVTIGEVMAVTEADLVVPEHVPEMNI